Proteins from a genomic interval of Odontesthes bonariensis isolate fOdoBon6 chromosome 7, fOdoBon6.hap1, whole genome shotgun sequence:
- the tjp1b gene encoding tight junction protein 1 isoform X9 — protein sequence MITCAFLWVGFLVAVDSTMVNYQKYITVMQLALGVTASNKEHCLPPRKRMWHHPSPTAGSITAASSASTGQGKPSLRRIKGRIHRSKSLDSIDLLDSNSAAMEETVIWEQHTVTLHRAPGFGFGIAISGGRDNPHFQSGETSIVISDVLKGGPAEGLLQENDRVVMVNAVSMDNVEHAYAVQQLRKSGKIAKITIRRKRKVHVPMGRLGERETMSEHDEEEDSYDEEIYEMRSGRSGAYSGVGGAVGRRSGRSSGRRDRERERSGSRERSLSPRSDRRSHNLPPRPAKVTLVKSRKNEEYGLRLASHIFVKDISPESLAARDGNIQEGDVVLKINGTVTENLSLIDAKKLIERSKGKLKMVVQRDERATLLNIPDLDDSIPSANASDRDDISDIHSMASDHSNRSHERHRSSRSRSPDRRSEPSDHSRHSPPQISNGSHRSRDDERISKPASTPPKLVEDIPLPKPKESAVAREEKQLPPLPEPKPVYAQPGQPDVDLPVSPSDAPVPSAAHDDSILRPSMKLVKFKKGESVGLRLAGGNDVGIFVAGVLEDSPAAKEGLEEGDQILRVNNVDFANIIREEAVLFLLDLPKGEEVTILAQKKKDVYRRIVESDVGDSFYIRTHFEYEKESPYGLSFNKGEVFRVVDTLYNGKLGSWLAIRIGKNHQEVERGIIPNKNRAEQLSSVQYTLPKTAGGDRADFWRFRGLRSSKRNLRKSREDLSSQPVQTKFPAYERVVLREAGFLRPVVIFGPIADVAREKLSREEPDLFELAKSEPRDAGTDQRSSGIIRLHTIKQIIDRDKHALLDITPNAVDRLNYAQWYPIVVFLNPDNKQGVKNMRTRLCPESRKSARKLYERAIKLRKNNHHLFTTTINLNNMNDGWYGALKETTQQQQNQLVWVSEGKADGTTEDDLDIHDDRLSYLSAPGSEYSMYSTDSRHTSDYEDTDTEGGAYTDQELDETLNDEVGLPTEPAITRSSEPVREDPPVIQDTPGYPGYQHGVQPDPASRIDPAGFKMAAPQQQGEAALPMPSLPSTVVASPAAEQPVQLEGVHLEEPPAAAAAPQADSLNSHSPAPELIQPPPPHEPHPSGPPGPEPKMYKKDLYNMEDPVRINHGMKQSMSYSHQPSFQDKQPYREYDHPPYGYDGGGYTEPKPHNTDSHLHYDNRVPHYNEQWPPYDQQTSSSQPAGFKPGHQQPMAYSPRSPYDDGPGRDYSPPQPRYDEAPPVGYDGRRRHSKPGPIRYDEPPPPPPAGYDARSPYEAESHSFPINSPRSPEPPKQYYGDSGLRPIYMPGPQSRGYKPGLHEPMMNSEPTLPPPKPETLPSPSDPAITPSSKPPPPPPREDPDEDPAMKPQSVLNRVKMFENKRSVSMDRAKEGGESSVLRPADVPKPVTAPGPVLKANSLSNLEQEKSTFRAPEPQKPHTKPLDDLMRSNHYDPDEDEEYYRKQLSYFDRRSFDSKAMGQPALGINRFHDLPKPAQLSYPYNRVESMEKVSPVEKRYEPLPQISPSSQYGPPAPAVPPNTLPKLSPSDANSIPEPLSSPNPKPDLAALRPASRDEPTPGGYLPPRGHPDKSPVNGTDPAPPKTLGTPAPTSYNRYVPKPYTSTARPFERKFESPKFNHNLLPNDTQVKPGVVSNSSGKPQLSPQPLDHDSGLDTFTRTVDNRPKYQHNNINTIPKAIPVSPSALDDDDEDEGHTVVATARGIFNCNGGVLSSIETGVSIIIPQGAIPESVEQEIYFKVCRDNSILPPLDKEKGETLLSPLVMCGPHGLKFLKPVELRLPHCASMTPDGDPKTWQNKSLPGDPNYLVGANCVSVLIDHF from the exons AGTGCAGCAATGGAGGAGACAGTCATTTGGGAACAGCACACAGTAACACTACACAGG GCACCAGGGTTTGGCTTCGGGATAGCCATATCAGGAGGTCGGGATAACCCTCATTTTCAGAGTGGCGAGACCTCCATTGTCATTTCGGACGTGCTGAAAGGAGGCCCAGCAGAAGGCCTACTGCA GGAAAATGACAGAGTGGTTATGGTCAATGCCGTCTCCATGGACAATGTGGAGCATGCGTACGCTGTCCAGCAGCTCCGCAAAAGTGGGAAAATTGCCAAAATT ACAATCAGACGGAAGAGGAAGGTGCACGTCCCCATGGGCCGCCTCGGAGAGAGGGAAACCATGTCAGAGCACGATGAGGAGGAGGACAGCTACGACGAAGAGATATATGAAATGCGAAGCGGACGCAGTGGTGCTTACAGCGGTGTGGGCGGGGCTGTGGGAAGACGCAGCGGCCGGAGCAGCGGGCGAAGGGACAGGGAACGCGAGCGTAGCGGCTCGCGAGAGAGAAGTCTTTCCCCGCGCTCAGACCGCCGCTCGCACAATCTTCCCCCACGCCCCGCCAAGGTCACACTCGTCAAATCCCGGAAAAATGAAG AATATGGCCTCCGCCTGGCCAGCCACATCTTTGTGAAGGACATCTCCCCGGAGAGCCTGGCAGCCAGAGATGGCAACATCCAGGAGGGGGATGTTGTGCTGAAG ATTAATGGCACGGTGACGGAGAACCTCTCCTTGATAGACGCCAAGAAGCTGATAGAAAGGTCAAAGGGCAAACTAAAAATGGTTGTTCAGAGAGATGAGAGAGCGACCCTGCTGAACATCCCTGACCTCGATGACAGCATTCCCTCAGCCAACGCCTCCGACAGAGATG ACATTTCAGATATCCATTCTATGGCATCTGACCATTCCAACCGATCGCACGAGAGACATCGTAGCAGCCGCTCCCGCTCCCCCGACAGACGATCGGAACCCTCGGACCACTCCAGGCATTCACCCCCGCAAATTAGCAATGGAAG TCACAGGAGTCGTGATGACGAACGTATCTCAAAGCCGGCCTCAACACCACCGAAGCTCGTGGAGGACATTCCTCTGCCAAAACCGAAGGAGTCGGCTGTTGCGAGAGAGGAGAAACAGCTCCCACCTCTGCCAG agcCCAAGCCGGTGTACGCTCAGCCTGGACAGCCAGACGTAGACCTGCCCGTCAGTCCCTCTGATGCCCCTGTGCCAAGTGCTGCCCATGATGACAGTATCCTACG GCCGAGCATGAAGCTGGTAAAGTTCAAGAAGGGGGAGAGTGTGGGTCTGCGGCTGGCTGGGGGGAACGACGTGGGCATCTTTGTGGCCGGAGTGCTGGAGGACAGCCCAGCTGCTAAGGAGGGCCTGGAGGAGGGCGACCAAATTCTCAGG GTAAATAATGTCGATTTTGCAAACATCATTCGAGAGGAGGCGGTGCTATTCCTCCTGGACCTTCCTAAGGGCGAAGAGGTCACCATTCTGGCTCAGAAGAAGAAAGATG TGTATCGGCGGATCGTGGAGTCAGATGTCGGTGACTCCTTCTACATTCGGACACACTTTGAGTACGAGAAGGAATCTCCGTATGGGTTAAGCTTTAACAAGGGCGAGGTGTTCCGCGTTGTGGACACCCTCTACAACGGCAAGTTGGGCTCCTGGCTGGCTATTCGCATTGGCAAGAATCATCAGGAGGTGGAGAGGGGCATAATCCCCAACAAGAACAG agcagagcagctcTCCAGCGTGCAGTACACTCTCCCTAAAACAGCAGGAGGCGACAGGGCCGACTTCTGGAGGTTCCGTGGTCTTCGCAGTTCAAAAAGGAATCTGAGGAAGAGCAGGGAGGACCTTTCCTCCCAGCCAGTCCAAACGAAGTTCCCGGCTTACGAGAGAGTTGTACTGAGAGAAG CTGGTTTTCTACGGCCAGTTGTGATATTTGGACCCATCGCTGATGTTGCTCGCGAAAAGCTGTCCAGAGAAGAGCCAGATCTCTTTGAGCTCGCAA AGAGCGAACCAAGAGACGCAGGAACAGACCAGCGTAGTTCAGGGATCATTCGTCTTCACACCATCAAACAGATCATTGACAGA GACAAACATGCTTTGCTGGACATCACCCCAAATGCTGTTGACAGGCTGAATTATGCTCAGTGGTACCCGATTGTAGTCTTCCTAAATCCCGATAACAAGCAAGGTGTGAAGAACATGAGGACGAGACTCTGTCCAGAGTCCAGGAAGAGCGCCAGGAAGCTTTACGAGCGAGCCATTAAACTGAGGAAGAATAATCACCACCTGTTCACCA CGACCATCAACTTGAACAATATGAATGATGGGTGGTACGGCGCTCTGAAGGAAACCACCCAGCAACAGCAGAATCAGTTGGTGTGGGTGTCGGAGGGCAAG GCGGATGGCACTACAGAAGATGACTTGGATATCCACGACGACCGTCTGTCCTACCTGTCGGCGCCAGGTAGTGAATACTCCATGTATAGCACAGACAGCCGCCACACTTCTGACTACGAAGACACAGACACGGAGGGTGGAGCGTACACGGACCAGGAGTTGGatgaaactttgaatgatgAGGTGGGTCTTCCCACGGAGCCTGCCATCACTCGCTCCTCGGAGCCTGTGCGAGAAGACCCCCCTGTGATTCAAGACACCCCTGGGTACCCCGGATACCAGCATGGCGTGCAGCCTGACCCAGCCAGCCGCATAGACCCTGCAGGGTTCAAGATGGCCGCTCCGCAGCAG CAAGGTGAGGCTGCTCTGCCCATGCCCTCGTTGCCTTCGACGGTGGTAGCTTCCCCTGCTGCTGAGCAGCCTGTACAGCTAGAGGGTGTGCACCTAGAGGAGCCGCCTGCTGCAGCCGCAGCTCCTCAGGCTGACTCACTTAACAGCCACAGCCCTGCCCCTGAGCTTATTCAGCCCCCACCACCACATGAACCCCACCCGTCTGGACCGCCTGGTCCAGAACCAAAG ATGTACAAGAAAGACCTGTACAACATGGAGGACCCTGTGCGAATCAACCATGGCATGAAGCAGTCAATGAGCTACAGTCACCAGCCGTCGTTCCAGGACAAACAGCCATACCGCGAATACGACCACCCGCCTTACGGATATGATGGAGGCGGCTACACAGAACCAAAGCCTCACAACACTGACTCTCACCTGCACTACGACAACCGTGTGCCTCATTACAACGAACAGTGGCCACCCTACGACCAGCAGACCTCGTCCTCCCAGCCCGCAGGGTTCAAGCCGGGCCACCAGCAACCCATGGCCTACAGCCCCAGGTCCCCCTATGATGATGGACCAGGAAGGGACTACAGCCCCCCTCAGCCACGGTACGATGAGGCCCCTCCAGTAGGCTACGATGGCAGGCGACGGCACAGTAAACCTGGACCGATTCGTTACGACGAACCCCCTCCTCCGCCCCCAGCAGGCTATGATGCCCGTTCTCCATATGAGGCAGAATCCCACAGCTTCCCCATTAATTCGCCTCGTTCACCAGAGCCTCCAAAGCAGTATTACGGTGACTCTGGTCTGAGGCCCATCTACATGCCGGGACCTCAAAGCCGGGGTTATAAGCCAGGATTGCACGAACCAATGATGAACTCCGAACCAACCCTTCCCCCGCCTAAACCAGAGACCCTGCCCTCTCCGAGTGATCCGGCAATCACCCCCAGCTCCAAACCGCCGCCTCCTCCGCCGCGGGAAGACCCGGATGAAGACCCAGCCATGAAACCACAGTCAGTGCTCAACAGAGTAAAGATGTTTGAAAACAAGCGCTCTGTTTCTATGGACAGAGCTAAAGAGGGAGGAGAGTCATCCGTGCTCAGG CCTGCAGATGTTCCTAAGCCTGTGACTGCACCTGGTCCAGTCCTCAAAGCCAATTCCCTGAGCAACCTGGAGCAGGAGAAGTCCACCTTCAG GGCTCCTGAACCACAAAAGCCTCACACTAAGCCTCTAGATGATTTAATGCGTTCCAACCACTATGACCCAGATGAGGATGAGGAGTACTACAGGAAGCAGCTGTCCTACTTTGATCGCCGTAGCTTTGACAGCAAGGCGATGGGCCAACCCGCTCTTGGCATCAACCGCTTCCATGATCTGCCCAAACCAGCTCAGCTGTCCTACCCATACAACAG AGTGGAGTCTATGGAGAAGGTGAGCCCAGTGGAGAAGAGATACGAACCCTTACCCCAAATCAGTCCTTCCTCACAGTATGGGCCTCCAGCACCTGCCGTCCCACCCAACACGCTGCCCAAACTCAGCCCCAGTGACG CCAACTCCATACCTGAACCGCTGAGTTCCCCTAATCCTAAACCTGACCTGGCCGCTCTCCGGCCAGCCAGCAGGGACGAGCCCACACCAGGCGGTTACCTGCCCCCGAGGGGCCACCCTGACAAGTCCCCAGTTAATGGCACCGATCCAGCACCCCCCAAGACGCTTGGCACTCCCGCTCCAACTAGCTATAACCGCTACGTCCCCAAGCCTtacaccagtacagcccggccCTTTGAGCGCAAGTTTGAGAGCCCCAAGTTCAACCACAATCTGCTGCCCAACGACACACAGGTGAAGCCCGGAGTGGTGAGCAACAGTAGCGGGAAACCTCAGCTGTCACCGCAGCCCCTCGACCACGACAGCGGTCTGGACACCTTCACGCGCACTGTGGACAACAGGCCCAAATACCAGCACAATAACATCAACACCATTCCCAAGGCCATCCCTGTAAG CCCCAGTGCGCTGGACGATGACGACGAGGACGAAGGGCACACAGTGGTGGCCACCGCCCGGGGGATCTTCAACTGTAACGGAGGGGTTTTGAGCTCCATAGAGACGGGCGTCAGCATCATCATCCCCCAGGGTGCCATCCCTGAGAGTGTGGAGCAGGAGATTTACTTTAAGGTGTGCCGGGACAACAGCATCCTGCCCCCCCTCGACAAGGAGAAAG GAGAAACGCTGCTAAGTCCGCTGGTGATGTGTGGCCCTCACGGACTCAAGTTCCTGAAGCCGGTGGAGCTGCGCTTACCTCACTGTGCGTCTATGACCCCTGATG
- the tjp1b gene encoding tight junction protein 1 isoform X1, with product MITCAFLWVGFLVAVDSTMVNYQKYITVMQLALGVTASNKEHCLPPRKRMWHHPSPTAGSITAASSASTGQGKPSLRRIKGRIHRSKSLDSIDLLDSNSAAMEETVIWEQHTVTLHRAPGFGFGIAISGGRDNPHFQSGETSIVISDVLKGGPAEGLLQENDRVVMVNAVSMDNVEHAYAVQQLRKSGKIAKITIRRKRKVHVPMGRLGERETMSEHDEEEDSYDEEIYEMRSGRSGAYSGVGGAVGRRSGRSSGRRDRERERSGSRERSLSPRSDRRSHNLPPRPAKVTLVKSRKNEAEYGLRLASHIFVKDISPESLAARDGNIQEGDVVLKINGTVTENLSLIDAKKLIERSKGKLKMVVQRDERATLLNIPDLDDSIPSANASDRDDISDIHSMASDHSNRSHERHRSSRSRSPDRRSEPSDHSRHSPPQISNGSHRSRDDERISKPASTPPKLVEDIPLPKPKESAVAREEKQLPPLPEPKPVYAQPGQPDVDLPVSPSDAPVPSAAHDDSILRPSMKLVKFKKGESVGLRLAGGNDVGIFVAGVLEDSPAAKEGLEEGDQILRVNNVDFANIIREEAVLFLLDLPKGEEVTILAQKKKDVYRRIVESDVGDSFYIRTHFEYEKESPYGLSFNKGEVFRVVDTLYNGKLGSWLAIRIGKNHQEVERGIIPNKNRAEQLSSVQYTLPKTAGGDRADFWRFRGLRSSKRNLRKSREDLSSQPVQTKFPAYERVVLREAGFLRPVVIFGPIADVAREKLSREEPDLFELAKSEPRDAGTDQRSSGIIRLHTIKQIIDRDKHALLDITPNAVDRLNYAQWYPIVVFLNPDNKQGVKNMRTRLCPESRKSARKLYERAIKLRKNNHHLFTTTINLNNMNDGWYGALKETTQQQQNQLVWVSEGKADGTTEDDLDIHDDRLSYLSAPGSEYSMYSTDSRHTSDYEDTDTEGGAYTDQELDETLNDEVGLPTEPAITRSSEPVREDPPVIQDTPGYPGYQHGVQPDPASRIDPAGFKMAAPQQQGEAALPMPSLPSTVVASPAAEQPVQLEGVHLEEPPAAAAAPQADSLNSHSPAPELIQPPPPHEPHPSGPPGPEPKMYKKDLYNMEDPVRINHGMKQSMSYSHQPSFQDKQPYREYDHPPYGYDGGGYTEPKPHNTDSHLHYDNRVPHYNEQWPPYDQQTSSSQPAGFKPGHQQPMAYSPRSPYDDGPGRDYSPPQPRYDEAPPVGYDGRRRHSKPGPIRYDEPPPPPPAGYDARSPYEAESHSFPINSPRSPEPPKQYYGDSGLRPIYMPGPQSRGYKPGLHEPMMNSEPTLPPPKPETLPSPSDPAITPSSKPPPPPPREDPDEDPAMKPQSVLNRVKMFENKRSVSMDRAKEGGESSVLRPADVPKPVTAPGPVLKANSLSNLEQEKSTFRAPEPQKPHTKPLDDLMRSNHYDPDEDEEYYRKQLSYFDRRSFDSKAMGQPALGINRFHDLPKPAQLSYPYNRVESMEKVSPVEKRYEPLPQISPSSQYGPPAPAVPPNTLPKLSPSDANSIPEPLSSPNPKPDLAALRPASRDEPTPGGYLPPRGHPDKSPVNGTDPAPPKTLGTPAPTSYNRYVPKPYTSTARPFERKFESPKFNHNLLPNDTQVKPGVVSNSSGKPQLSPQPLDHDSGLDTFTRTVDNRPKYQHNNINTIPKAIPVSPSALDDDDEDEGHTVVATARGIFNCNGGVLSSIETGVSIIIPQGAIPESVEQEIYFKVCRDNSILPPLDKEKGETLLSPLVMCGPHGLKFLKPVELRLPHCASMTPDGWSFALKSSDSSSGDPKTWQNKSLPGDPNYLVGANCVSVLIDHF from the exons AGTGCAGCAATGGAGGAGACAGTCATTTGGGAACAGCACACAGTAACACTACACAGG GCACCAGGGTTTGGCTTCGGGATAGCCATATCAGGAGGTCGGGATAACCCTCATTTTCAGAGTGGCGAGACCTCCATTGTCATTTCGGACGTGCTGAAAGGAGGCCCAGCAGAAGGCCTACTGCA GGAAAATGACAGAGTGGTTATGGTCAATGCCGTCTCCATGGACAATGTGGAGCATGCGTACGCTGTCCAGCAGCTCCGCAAAAGTGGGAAAATTGCCAAAATT ACAATCAGACGGAAGAGGAAGGTGCACGTCCCCATGGGCCGCCTCGGAGAGAGGGAAACCATGTCAGAGCACGATGAGGAGGAGGACAGCTACGACGAAGAGATATATGAAATGCGAAGCGGACGCAGTGGTGCTTACAGCGGTGTGGGCGGGGCTGTGGGAAGACGCAGCGGCCGGAGCAGCGGGCGAAGGGACAGGGAACGCGAGCGTAGCGGCTCGCGAGAGAGAAGTCTTTCCCCGCGCTCAGACCGCCGCTCGCACAATCTTCCCCCACGCCCCGCCAAGGTCACACTCGTCAAATCCCGGAAAAATGAAG CAGAATATGGCCTCCGCCTGGCCAGCCACATCTTTGTGAAGGACATCTCCCCGGAGAGCCTGGCAGCCAGAGATGGCAACATCCAGGAGGGGGATGTTGTGCTGAAG ATTAATGGCACGGTGACGGAGAACCTCTCCTTGATAGACGCCAAGAAGCTGATAGAAAGGTCAAAGGGCAAACTAAAAATGGTTGTTCAGAGAGATGAGAGAGCGACCCTGCTGAACATCCCTGACCTCGATGACAGCATTCCCTCAGCCAACGCCTCCGACAGAGATG ACATTTCAGATATCCATTCTATGGCATCTGACCATTCCAACCGATCGCACGAGAGACATCGTAGCAGCCGCTCCCGCTCCCCCGACAGACGATCGGAACCCTCGGACCACTCCAGGCATTCACCCCCGCAAATTAGCAATGGAAG TCACAGGAGTCGTGATGACGAACGTATCTCAAAGCCGGCCTCAACACCACCGAAGCTCGTGGAGGACATTCCTCTGCCAAAACCGAAGGAGTCGGCTGTTGCGAGAGAGGAGAAACAGCTCCCACCTCTGCCAG agcCCAAGCCGGTGTACGCTCAGCCTGGACAGCCAGACGTAGACCTGCCCGTCAGTCCCTCTGATGCCCCTGTGCCAAGTGCTGCCCATGATGACAGTATCCTACG GCCGAGCATGAAGCTGGTAAAGTTCAAGAAGGGGGAGAGTGTGGGTCTGCGGCTGGCTGGGGGGAACGACGTGGGCATCTTTGTGGCCGGAGTGCTGGAGGACAGCCCAGCTGCTAAGGAGGGCCTGGAGGAGGGCGACCAAATTCTCAGG GTAAATAATGTCGATTTTGCAAACATCATTCGAGAGGAGGCGGTGCTATTCCTCCTGGACCTTCCTAAGGGCGAAGAGGTCACCATTCTGGCTCAGAAGAAGAAAGATG TGTATCGGCGGATCGTGGAGTCAGATGTCGGTGACTCCTTCTACATTCGGACACACTTTGAGTACGAGAAGGAATCTCCGTATGGGTTAAGCTTTAACAAGGGCGAGGTGTTCCGCGTTGTGGACACCCTCTACAACGGCAAGTTGGGCTCCTGGCTGGCTATTCGCATTGGCAAGAATCATCAGGAGGTGGAGAGGGGCATAATCCCCAACAAGAACAG agcagagcagctcTCCAGCGTGCAGTACACTCTCCCTAAAACAGCAGGAGGCGACAGGGCCGACTTCTGGAGGTTCCGTGGTCTTCGCAGTTCAAAAAGGAATCTGAGGAAGAGCAGGGAGGACCTTTCCTCCCAGCCAGTCCAAACGAAGTTCCCGGCTTACGAGAGAGTTGTACTGAGAGAAG CTGGTTTTCTACGGCCAGTTGTGATATTTGGACCCATCGCTGATGTTGCTCGCGAAAAGCTGTCCAGAGAAGAGCCAGATCTCTTTGAGCTCGCAA AGAGCGAACCAAGAGACGCAGGAACAGACCAGCGTAGTTCAGGGATCATTCGTCTTCACACCATCAAACAGATCATTGACAGA GACAAACATGCTTTGCTGGACATCACCCCAAATGCTGTTGACAGGCTGAATTATGCTCAGTGGTACCCGATTGTAGTCTTCCTAAATCCCGATAACAAGCAAGGTGTGAAGAACATGAGGACGAGACTCTGTCCAGAGTCCAGGAAGAGCGCCAGGAAGCTTTACGAGCGAGCCATTAAACTGAGGAAGAATAATCACCACCTGTTCACCA CGACCATCAACTTGAACAATATGAATGATGGGTGGTACGGCGCTCTGAAGGAAACCACCCAGCAACAGCAGAATCAGTTGGTGTGGGTGTCGGAGGGCAAG GCGGATGGCACTACAGAAGATGACTTGGATATCCACGACGACCGTCTGTCCTACCTGTCGGCGCCAGGTAGTGAATACTCCATGTATAGCACAGACAGCCGCCACACTTCTGACTACGAAGACACAGACACGGAGGGTGGAGCGTACACGGACCAGGAGTTGGatgaaactttgaatgatgAGGTGGGTCTTCCCACGGAGCCTGCCATCACTCGCTCCTCGGAGCCTGTGCGAGAAGACCCCCCTGTGATTCAAGACACCCCTGGGTACCCCGGATACCAGCATGGCGTGCAGCCTGACCCAGCCAGCCGCATAGACCCTGCAGGGTTCAAGATGGCCGCTCCGCAGCAG CAAGGTGAGGCTGCTCTGCCCATGCCCTCGTTGCCTTCGACGGTGGTAGCTTCCCCTGCTGCTGAGCAGCCTGTACAGCTAGAGGGTGTGCACCTAGAGGAGCCGCCTGCTGCAGCCGCAGCTCCTCAGGCTGACTCACTTAACAGCCACAGCCCTGCCCCTGAGCTTATTCAGCCCCCACCACCACATGAACCCCACCCGTCTGGACCGCCTGGTCCAGAACCAAAG ATGTACAAGAAAGACCTGTACAACATGGAGGACCCTGTGCGAATCAACCATGGCATGAAGCAGTCAATGAGCTACAGTCACCAGCCGTCGTTCCAGGACAAACAGCCATACCGCGAATACGACCACCCGCCTTACGGATATGATGGAGGCGGCTACACAGAACCAAAGCCTCACAACACTGACTCTCACCTGCACTACGACAACCGTGTGCCTCATTACAACGAACAGTGGCCACCCTACGACCAGCAGACCTCGTCCTCCCAGCCCGCAGGGTTCAAGCCGGGCCACCAGCAACCCATGGCCTACAGCCCCAGGTCCCCCTATGATGATGGACCAGGAAGGGACTACAGCCCCCCTCAGCCACGGTACGATGAGGCCCCTCCAGTAGGCTACGATGGCAGGCGACGGCACAGTAAACCTGGACCGATTCGTTACGACGAACCCCCTCCTCCGCCCCCAGCAGGCTATGATGCCCGTTCTCCATATGAGGCAGAATCCCACAGCTTCCCCATTAATTCGCCTCGTTCACCAGAGCCTCCAAAGCAGTATTACGGTGACTCTGGTCTGAGGCCCATCTACATGCCGGGACCTCAAAGCCGGGGTTATAAGCCAGGATTGCACGAACCAATGATGAACTCCGAACCAACCCTTCCCCCGCCTAAACCAGAGACCCTGCCCTCTCCGAGTGATCCGGCAATCACCCCCAGCTCCAAACCGCCGCCTCCTCCGCCGCGGGAAGACCCGGATGAAGACCCAGCCATGAAACCACAGTCAGTGCTCAACAGAGTAAAGATGTTTGAAAACAAGCGCTCTGTTTCTATGGACAGAGCTAAAGAGGGAGGAGAGTCATCCGTGCTCAGG CCTGCAGATGTTCCTAAGCCTGTGACTGCACCTGGTCCAGTCCTCAAAGCCAATTCCCTGAGCAACCTGGAGCAGGAGAAGTCCACCTTCAG GGCTCCTGAACCACAAAAGCCTCACACTAAGCCTCTAGATGATTTAATGCGTTCCAACCACTATGACCCAGATGAGGATGAGGAGTACTACAGGAAGCAGCTGTCCTACTTTGATCGCCGTAGCTTTGACAGCAAGGCGATGGGCCAACCCGCTCTTGGCATCAACCGCTTCCATGATCTGCCCAAACCAGCTCAGCTGTCCTACCCATACAACAG AGTGGAGTCTATGGAGAAGGTGAGCCCAGTGGAGAAGAGATACGAACCCTTACCCCAAATCAGTCCTTCCTCACAGTATGGGCCTCCAGCACCTGCCGTCCCACCCAACACGCTGCCCAAACTCAGCCCCAGTGACG CCAACTCCATACCTGAACCGCTGAGTTCCCCTAATCCTAAACCTGACCTGGCCGCTCTCCGGCCAGCCAGCAGGGACGAGCCCACACCAGGCGGTTACCTGCCCCCGAGGGGCCACCCTGACAAGTCCCCAGTTAATGGCACCGATCCAGCACCCCCCAAGACGCTTGGCACTCCCGCTCCAACTAGCTATAACCGCTACGTCCCCAAGCCTtacaccagtacagcccggccCTTTGAGCGCAAGTTTGAGAGCCCCAAGTTCAACCACAATCTGCTGCCCAACGACACACAGGTGAAGCCCGGAGTGGTGAGCAACAGTAGCGGGAAACCTCAGCTGTCACCGCAGCCCCTCGACCACGACAGCGGTCTGGACACCTTCACGCGCACTGTGGACAACAGGCCCAAATACCAGCACAATAACATCAACACCATTCCCAAGGCCATCCCTGTAAG CCCCAGTGCGCTGGACGATGACGACGAGGACGAAGGGCACACAGTGGTGGCCACCGCCCGGGGGATCTTCAACTGTAACGGAGGGGTTTTGAGCTCCATAGAGACGGGCGTCAGCATCATCATCCCCCAGGGTGCCATCCCTGAGAGTGTGGAGCAGGAGATTTACTTTAAGGTGTGCCGGGACAACAGCATCCTGCCCCCCCTCGACAAGGAGAAAG GAGAAACGCTGCTAAGTCCGCTGGTGATGTGTGGCCCTCACGGACTCAAGTTCCTGAAGCCGGTGGAGCTGCGCTTACCTCACTGTGCGTCTATGACCCCTGATGGTTGGTCTTTTGCTCTAAAATCCTCCGACTCCTCGTCGG